A DNA window from Branchiostoma lanceolatum isolate klBraLanc5 chromosome 17, klBraLanc5.hap2, whole genome shotgun sequence contains the following coding sequences:
- the LOC136423647 gene encoding leucine-rich repeat-containing protein 15-like: MRWLQSCTSCSFAVSPPRAAKMLLTPLLLCLLACVLTLPAARAEECPPPCTCYLQTYPVRANAMDCINIGPAPVPATLANGTEILKLYHNNISHVPADWFGGRGYVRLQMLYLSYNSIRTVAPAAFRPLRLLQALYIDYNDISELPEGIFTDLHSPVLSLSHNRLETLGPGVFASHMQQLDISYNNIGEILAGTFQGLWSLEVLKLDNNRLERIEAQAFAGLGNMRYLHLAHNQLTTLAPQTFAGLEKVMFIWLHDNVLDRLQDGTFDDIGSNVVDTIDLSNNHIASVGPATFRGLRVVNDLKLSDNMLTAVPSAALSGLRLTHLYLDYNPISRIEAGAFRGLQGLQILYLANMPELANIEDSAFANLHHLRELYLFGNFLLSAIHRDAFLGLWSLHKLSMWHTALSGLEPDVFRHLRNLKELLLNGNVLSTLDASIFRCLDSLEEVYLYDNPLRCDCRLRWLREWMETTDVNFEPDSQWLSCFFGASYRRVTSIALDEFHCNDTEYDSQPTCEPAPTFEPLVPSTPEAEQPFVAPPTVAVRSQRLNVTTNSITVGWSGVPNGQYAIRYNVIGSADVQVSGLKRDPVFTLDGLTAGRVYNICLVLMGPDRGNRALQCTTVSTAKESSSTGVIIGAVLGLLIALLLLVCILVFCCCIRRKKQQANANGNSEVPVHFSAANGEIKHENSAVAAKGEKRKGRSRPSPNHETEEPSYSEMAEDNPLIINGKDDGKMGAVSEMFTNTHAEV; this comes from the exons ATGAGGTGGCTGCAAAGCTGCACCAGTTGTTCTTTTGCAGTGTCCCCACCACGTGCTGCCAAGATGTTATTGACTCCGCTGCTGCTGTGTTTACTCGCCTGTGTGCTGACCCTGCCGGCAGCACGGGCCGAggagtgcccccctccctgcACCTGCTACCTCCAG ACCTACCCTGTCCGCGCTAACGCCATGGACTGCATCAACATCGGCCCCGCCCCCGTCCCCGCCACCCTGGCCAACGGAACGGAGATCCTCAAGCTGTACCACAACAACATCTCGCACGTGCCGGCCGACTGGTTCGGCGGCCGCGG GTACGTCCGCCTGCAGATGCTCTACCTGTCGTACAACTCCATCCGGACGGTCGCGCCGGCCGCCTTCCGCCCGCTACGGCTGCTGCAGGCGCTCTACATCGACTATAACGACATCAGCGAGCTACCGGAGGGCATCTTTACGGACCTGCACTCCCCGGTTCTGAGTCTCAGCCACAACCGGCTCGAGACCCTGGGACCAGGCGTGTTCGCCAGCCACAtgcag CAACTAGACATCTCGTACAACAACATTGGTGAGATCCTGGCCGGGACGTTCCAGGGCCTGTGGAGTCTGGAGGTGCTGAAGCTGGACAACAACCGGCTGGAGCGCATCGAGGCGCAGGCCTTCGCCGGGCTGGGCAACATGCGGTACCTGCACCTGGCGCACAACCAGCTCACCACGCTCGCGCCGCAGACTTTCGCTGGGCTGGAGAAG GTGATGTTCATCTGGCTCCATGACAACGTGCTGGACCGTCTCCAGGACGGGACGTTCGACGACATCGGCTCCAACGTCGTCGACACGATCGACCTCTCCAACAACCACATCGCGTCGGTCGGCCCGGCAACGTTCCGGGGGCTCCGCGTGGTCAACGACCTGAAGCTGTCGGACAACATGCTGACCGCGGTCCCGTCCGCGGCGCTGAGCGGGTTAAGGCTGACGCACCTGTACCTGGACTACAACCCGATCTCCCGCATCGAGGCGGGGGCCTTCCGGGGCCTCCAGGGGCTGCAGATCCTCTACCTGGCCAACATGCCCGAGCTGGCCAACATCGAGGACTCTGCCTTCGCCAACCTCCACCACCTCag GGAGCTGTACCTCTTCGGCAACTTCCTCCTATCTGCGATCCACCGGGACGCGTTCCTGGGGCTCTGGTCGCTCCACAAACTCTCCATGTGGCACACGGCGCTGTCCGGACTCGAGCCCGACGTCTTCAGACACCTCAGGAACCTcaag GAGCTGCTTCTGAACGGGAACGTGCTCTCCACGCTGGATGCCAGCATCTTCCGCTGCCTGGACTCGCTGGAGGAGGTCTACCTGTACGACAACCCGCTCCGCTGCGACTGTCGGCTGCGCTGGCTCCGCGAGTGGATGGAGACCACCGACGTCAACTTCGAGCCCGacag CCAATGGCTGTCCTGCTTCTTCGGCGCTAGCTACCGCCGCGTGACCAGCATCGCCCTCGACGAGTTCCACTGCAACGACACGGAGTACGACAGCCAGCCGACCTGCGAACCCGCCCCGACCTTCGAACCCCTGGTGCCCAGTACGCCTGAAGCGGAGCAGCCGTTCGTGGCGCCCCCGACGGTCGCGGTTCGGAGCCAGCGGCTGAACGTGACGACGAACAGCATCACGGTGGGCTGGTCCGGGGTTCCAAACGGGCAGTACGCCATTCGCTACAACGTCATCGGGTCCGCCGACgtgcag GTGAGCGGCCTGAAGCGGGACCCTGTCTTCACGCTGGACGGTTTAACAGCCGGCCGGGTgtacaacatctgcttggttctGATGGGGCCGGACCGCGGGAACCGCGCCCTGCAGTGCACCACGGTCTCCACCGCCAAGGAGAGCTCGAGCACGGGCGTCATCATCGGCGCCGTTCTCGGATTACTCATCGCTCTGCTTCTATTGGTCTGCATCCTCGTCTTCTGCTGCTGCATCCGCCGCAAGAAGCAGCAGGCAAACGCGAACGGAAACTCCGAGGTTCCCGTGCACTTCTCCGCCGCCAACGGCGAGATTAAACACGAAAACAGCGCGGTCGCCGCGAAGGGCGAGAAGAGAAAGGGCCGTTCGCGCCCGAGTCCGAACCACGAGACGGAAGAACCGTCGTACAGCGAAATGGCGGAGGACAATCCGCTCATCATCAACGGAAAGGACGACGGGAAAATGGGCGCCGTGTCGGAAATGTTCACAAACACCCACGCAGAGGTCTGA